The genome window TTCGGGCATGGTCGCCGGCCTGGTCGGCATCACCCCGGCCGCGGGGACCGTCGGACCGTTCGGTGCCATCGCCATCGGCGTGGCGGCCGGCGTGATCTGCGTGTGGGGCGTGACCGGGCTGAAGAAGCTGCTCAATGCCGACGACACCCTGGACGTGTTCGGCGTGCACGGCGTCGGCGGCATCGTCGGTGCGATCCTCACCGGCGTGTTCACCGACAAGGCGCTGGGCGGCATGGGCTATGCCGAGGGCGTGACCATGGGCCACCAGGTGGTAGTGCAGGCCGAAGGCGTGCTGATCACCGTCGGCTGGATCGGCGTGGTCTCGGTGGTCGGCTTCCTGATCGCCAAGCTGGTGTTCGGCCTGCGCGTGTCGGAAGACGCCGAGCGCGAGGGCCTGGACATCACCTCGCATGGCGAATCCGCCTACGAGTCCTGAGGTTCGTCGGCCCGCGACGGCGGTCGCGGGCCTTGTCGCAATGCGTGCGGCCGGTGCTGGTGGCCGGCCCACGCGACCGCGGCTTTCGCCGGCGCTTCCTGGGGGGAAGCGCCGGCCATTCTCCAGCGATCGAGGTATTCCGCGTGGCCATTCGCCTCGCCACACCCCCCTGTTCCCGCAACACCGCGGTCTGCAGCGCGATCCAAGGCCAAGCAGCACTGTCCGCCGGCCCGGAGGCGGTCCCGCGCCGCGCCGGTGGCGGGATTGTGGTCCGCATCACGCGTCGCCGCCCCGTGCCGACCGCCAGGCTTTGCACTACATTGGTGCAATGGCCATGAACAGCACGCCGCCCCCGCTTTCCGCACTCGGTACCCCGGTGGTCTGGGCCGATGCCGACGGCCGCCTGCGCGGCGCCAACCCCGCCTTCGCGCGCTGGCTCGGGGTCAGCGTACGGCGCCTGCTCGACCAGCCGCTGGCCTCGCTGGAAGTGCAGGGCGATGCGCTGGCGCGGTTCCTGCGCAACGACGAGCGCGACGTGCTGCGCCTGCACCGCATGGCCCTGGCCGTGCCCGGCGAGCCGCCGCGCTTCGCCGAGGGCTGGCTGTCGCGGCTGGACGACGGCGGCTGGCTGCTGGAAGCGCACCCGGTCGACGAGTTCCCCACGCTGGACCCGGCGCAGGCCCTGCCGAACGCGCTCAGCGCGGCACTGAAGGGCCTGGCCCACGAACTGCGCAATCCGCTGGCCGGGCTCAAGGGCGCGGCGCAGCTGCTGGCGCGACGCGCCCAGCACCGCGACGAGGACGAACGCGAACTGATCGAGCTGATCGGCGCGGAGATCGAGCGCCTCAACAGCCTGCTCGACCAACTGCTGTCGCCGGCGCCGGCGCGGCCGCACGCCATGCTCAACATCCATGCGGTGCTGGAGCGGGTCCTGCGCCTGGCCGAGAACGAAGGCGGCTGGTCGGTACGCCTGCAGCGCGACTACGACCCCAGCATTCCCGAATTCCTCGGCGATGCCGACCGCCTCACCCAGGCGGTATGGAACCTGGTGCGCAACGCGATCCAGGCCGGCGCCGCGCAGGTCACCCTGCGTACCCGGGTCGAGCACGGCCAGCGCATCCGCGACCGCGTGCATGCGCGCGGGCTGCGCCTGGAGATCGTCGACGACGGCCGCGGCGTGCCCGAGGAGCTGGCCGAACACCTGTTCCTGCCGCTGGTCAGCGGCCGCGCCGAAGGCAGTGGCCTGGGCCTGGCGCTGGCCCAGCAGGTGGCGCGCGAGCATGCCGGCTCGCTGACCTACCGCTCCCGCCCCGGCCACACCGTGTTCACCCTGCTGCTGCCGCAGAGCGCAGCGGATTCCGATTAGGAGCACTGCGATGACCGACTCCCTGCAAGGAACGCAACGTATCTGGGTGGTCGACGACGACCGTTCGGTGCGCTTCGTGCTGTCCACCGCCCTGCGCGATGCCGGCTACAGCGTCGACGGCTTCGACAGCGCCGCCGCCGCGCTGCAGGCGCTGGCGCAGCGGCCCATGCCCGACCTGCTGTTCACCGACGTGCGCATGCCCGGCGACGATGGCCTGGTGCTGCTGGACAAGCTCAAGGCCGCGCATCCGCAACTGCCGGTGATCGTGATGTCCGCCTACACCGACGTGGCCAGCACCGCCGGCGCGTTCCGCGGCGGCGCCCACGAGTTCCTGTCCAAGCCCTTCGACCTGGACGACGCGGTGGCGCTGGCCGCGCGCGCGCTGCCCGATGCCGGCAGTGCCGCGGCGCCGGCGGCGGCGCCGGCCGGGCAGGGCAGCACCGAACTGATCGGCGACACCCCGGCGATGCGCGCGCTGTTCCGCGCCATCGGCCGGCTGGCGCAGGCGCCGCTGTCGGTGCTGATCAACGGCGAGACCGGCACCGGCAAGGAGCTGGTCGCGCACGCGCTGCACACCGAGTCGCCGCGCGCGCGCAAGCCGTTCGTGGCGCTCAACACCGCCGCGATCCCGGCCGAACTGCTGGAGAGCGAACTGTTCGGCCACGAGGCCGGCGCCTTCACCGGCGCGCAGCGCCGCCACATCGGCCGCTTCGAGCAGGCCGACGGCGGCACCCTGTTCCTCGACGAGATCGGCGACATGCCGCTGCCGCTGCAGACCCGGCTGCTGCGCGTGCTGGCCGAGAACGAATTCTTCCGCGTCGGCGGCCGCGAACTGATCCGGGTCGACGTGCGGGTCATCGCCGCCACCCACCAGGATCTGGAGGCGCTGGTCGAACAGGGCCGCTTCCGCGCCGACCTGCTGCACCGCCTGGACGTGGTGCGGCTGCAGTTGCCGCCGCTGCGCGAGCGCCGCGCCGACGTGCCGCAGCTGGCCGAGAACTTCCTGGCGATGGCCGCGCGCAAGCTCGACACCCCGCCCAAGCGGCTGGCGCCGGCGGCGCTGGACGCGCTGCGCGCCTATCCGTGGCCGGGCAATGTGCGCGAGCTGGAGAACGTGTGCTGGCGCCTGGCCGCGCTGGCGCCGGCGGAGATCATCGACGCCGGCGACGTCGAAGCGGCGCTGCTGCGCGGCAGCCGCCGCGAACGCAGCGGCGACGGCGGCGAGTGGGACACGCAGCTGTCGGCTTGGGCGCAGCAGCGCCTGGCCGACGGCGCCGAGGGCCTGCATGCCGAGGCCCGCGAGCGTTTCGACAAGGCGCTGCTGGAAGTGGCCCTGCGCTTCACCCAGGGCCGCCGCGCCGAAGCCGCCGCGCGCCTGGGCGTGGGCCGCAACACCGTCACCCGCAAGCTGGGGCCGGGGCGGCGGCGCCGCTGAGGGGCGGGATTGGGGAGTCGGGATTGGGGATTCGCAACGGCGAGGTCCCTTGCGGGCGGGCGTCGCCCGCTGCATGAAACCCTTGCTGCGGTGTGCCTGACAGGGCATTGCGCCGAGCTACATGGCGTTACGCTTTCGCGAATCCCGGTTCTCAACAGCCGCAGGCTGGTCATCCCCAATCCCCAATCCCCAATCCCCAATCCCACCCGACTAGACTGCACGCCGTGCGCCTTCATGAGGTCTGCACGGCTGCCCCTCTAATTTCGTCCTGACACAGGAGTCGATGTCGATGCGTTACGGATTGCCCCTCGCCGCGAGCGCCCTGCTGATGCTGGCCGCGTGCAGCAGCGCGCCGCCCAAGGCCCCGCCGCCGCCGCCCAAGGCGCCGCCGCTGTCCAGCGCCGGCACTGTGCAGCAGGCACAGGCCGTGCTGGCGCCGGCGTCCGGCAGCCTGGTCAGCGGCAAGCTTTCCCTGGTCGCCGCCCCCGGCGGCGTGCGTATCACCGGTACGCTCGGCGGCCTGCAACCCAACCGCAGCTTCGCCTTCCACGTGCACGAGCGCGGCGACTGCAGCGCGGCCGATGCCAGCAGCGCCGGCGGCCACTTCAATCCGCTCGGCGCGCCGCATGGCCGCGCCGGCAACGGCCCGCACCACGCCGGCGACATGGACAACCTCACCGCCAATGCCGACGGCACCGCCCAGGTCGACGTGCTGTTGCGCGGCGTGGTGCTCGGCGGCGGCGCCGCCAACGACATCGTCGGCCGCGCACTGGTCGCGCATGCCGATCCGGACGACTACCGCAGCCAGCCGGCCGGCAACGCCGGCGCGCGCGTGGCCTGCGGCGTGATCCGCCCGCTGCGCTGACATCGCATCGCTACTTCCGCCCGGGTCCGCCTGGGAGGTCCGTCCGCATCCTGCGGCTCTGTAATGAAGGAGAACCCCGTGCGTCGTACCCTTCCCAGTCTGCTGTTCCTGGCCACCACCCTGGCGCTGAGCGCCTGCAAGCGCGACGAACCGGCGGCCACGCCGGCGCCGACCCCCGAACCCGTCGCCGCACCCGCGGCCAGCGCGCCGCCGGCCGCCCCCAACGCCACCGGCAGTGCCAGCGCCTCGCTCAGCCCGACTCAGGGCAACGCGGTGGCCGGCGAGGTCAAGTTCACCACCGTCGACGGCGCCGTGCACGTCACCGGCACCATCACCGGGCTCAAGCCCAACAGCGAGCACGGCTTCCACATCCATGAGTTCGGCGATTGCAGCGCGCCCGACGGCAGCAGCGCCGGCGGCCACTTCAACCCGGCCAAGACCGAGCACGGCCAGGTCGGCAGCGATCCGCACCACGGCGGCGACATGCCGAACCTCAAGGCCGACGCCGAGGGCAAGGCGACCATCGATGCGGCGGTGTCCAACAACGTCAACATCGGCAAGGGCGACGGCTTCGACATCCTCAACCACGCGGTGATCGTCCACGCCGACCCGGACGACTACAAGAGCCAGCCCACCGGCAACGCCGGCGGCCGCCTGGCCTGCGGCGTGATCAAGGGCGACGCGGCGGCTGCGCCGGCGCAGTAAGCGGGCGCGAATGCCGTCACGTCACGCTGCCGGCGTCCGCGTTGCGGGCGTCGGCACTGCGGGCCTTGGACGGCAACGTGCCCAAACGCTGCTGAGATCCGGGAACCGGCTTGAGGCGGGACAAATCGCGGTCCAATGACGCGTCGGCCGGCTCGCCCGTTGCGATCAGGGACGACCGGATTCCTCTAGCTGTTGGCGGACCTGCATCAGGGCGAAGCCCAGCAGGTTTTCACCCTGCCACATCGTAGGATCGACTGCGCGCGGGTCGTCCGCCGCCAAGCCGATGCCCCAGATCCGGTCGACCGGACTCGCCTCGACCAGCACACGATCCCCGGTCCCCAGCAGGAACGCTCTCAGCGCTGCATGCTGACCGAACTTGCCCACGTTGCCCTCGATGACCAACTGCATGCGGGCACTGCGCCAGGTGAATTCATCGAAACCGTGGACCTCCCGCCCGATCGCCTTGGCCTCCCCGGGGTGCGCTGCGGCCAGAATGCGGGCGCAGGCTGCGTGATCGCCGAATAGCCGCGCCTTGCCGGCCATCATGTAGTGCTCGGCCGTCGGGTAAGACACCGAATCGAGCACAAAAGGCGCTTCGAACCATTGGCTGAAGCAGCTACGGTCGATAAGGCCGGGCTGCTTCGGCGTGTGCCCCCAGAAGTGGACGAACTTGAGGTGTTCGCCCGCGTGCCGGCTTGCGCACAGCGCTTCCACCGTCAACACGTTTTGCATGGATGCTCTCGCTCAGAATCAAGCGTCTGCGCACCGCTGCGACGCCACGGTGCTCAGACAGTGCCGCGGATGATGAAACACGCCGGTGTCCCACTGCATGTCGCCATGGCAGGCCTGAAGCAGAACCGGCATCGCACTCTGTACGAATCGCGCACCGGCTCGAAGCGCATGCCGGCGCGCTCGCTCCGGCCGGGCGATGCAAGCGCCGGTAGCCGTGCCGACGCCGCTCAGGCCGCCAGCAACGCCTGCTTCGCGTCCTGCCCGCTCTCGCAGTGCACGTACAGCACCGGCAGGCCGTGGGCTTCCAGCACCGCGGCCAGTTGCCGCTGCCGTGCCAGATACTGCTCGTAGACCCGCTGCAGGCGCTCGCAGTCCTGGCGGTCGTAGGCGTAGTGCGCGCACCAGCTGGCCGGATCGAACAGGGCCATGCGCACCTCGCCGCCGCGGTAGCGCAGCAGCGGCTCGGGCGGGGCCTGCAGCCATTCTTCCTGGTCCGGCGCCAGCAGCGCGGTCTCGATCAGCGGCCACAGCGGCGCCAGGCCCTGGTTGTCGTACTGCATCGACATCATCGCCGCCAGGTCGTTGCCGGTGAGGTAGCGGGCATGCTCGATCTGCGCGCCGAAACCCTGCTGCGCCAGCAGCGCGGTGTCGGCCTGGGCCATGCCCTGGGCCAGCAGCACCTCCTCCAGCGCCGCGGCCACCGCCTGCACGGTGTGGTCGGGGCCGCTGAGCAGGAACGGCACGATCCGCAGCGCGCCGCCACGCAGGCCGGCGTCGGCCTGGAACGGCAATGGCACGCTGCCGTCGGCATCGGTGCCGAAGGCCAGCAGGCGTGGGCCGTCGGCGCGGCCCGGCGCCCGGGCCCCGAGTTCCTCCAGGCGCCGGTGCAGCGGCCAGCCCGGGCGCAGCGCCTCGGCCGGGTCGAAATGCGCGCCGGCCAGGCTCAGCTCCAGCTCGCGCACCGCCGGTACCAGTTGCGCCAGGTCGCGGCCGACCTTCTCGGCCAGTTCGGCGGCCTGCGCGTGCGGCAGCGCCGGATGCGCCGGTTCGCGCCCGGAGGACAGTTCCAGGGCGATCACCCCGCGGGCGTGGCTGTTGGCGAAGGCTTGGGTCATGGGATTGGCGGTTGGCCCGTCGCGGGCGCATAGCTACACTCGCTTCATTATGCCTGCGCTAACGTGCAGGCCATGTCCCCGACTCCCCTCGCGCGAGGTAATCCCATGCCAGCAGCCCGTCCCGTCGCCATCCTCGGCGGCGTCCGCATTCCGTTTTGCCGGCAGAACACGGCGTACGCGGATGTCGGGAACCTCGGCATGTCGGTGCGCACGCTGGGCGCGCTGGTCGAGCGTTACGGCCTGCACGGGCAGCAGCTTGGCGAAGTGGCGATGGGTGCGGTGATCAAGCATTCCAGCGACTGGAACCTGGGCCGCGAGGCCGCGCTGTCCTCCGGGCTGTCGCCGCTGACCCCGGGCATCACCCTGCAGCGCGCCTGCGGCACCAGCCTGGACAGCGTCATCACCGTGGCCAACAAGATCGCGCTGGGGCAGATCGAGTCGGGCATCGGCGGCGGCTCGGACACCACCTCCGAAGTGCCGATCGTCTACGGCAAGAAGCTGCGCGCGCGGCTGCTGGCGGCCAACCGCGCCAAGAGCGCCGGCGACAAGCTGCGCGCGCTGACCCGCGGCTTCAAGTTCGCCGAGCTCAAGCCCGAGTTCCCGGGCGTGGCCGAGCCGCGCACCGGCAAGAGCATGGGCGACCACTGCGAGGACATGGCCAAGCAGTGGAACATCTCGCGCGATTCGCAGGACGCCTGGGCGGTGTCCTCGCACCACAAGCTGGCCGCCGCCTACGAGCGCGGCTTCTTCGCCGACCTGATCGCGCCGTTCCGCGGCGTGGAGCGCGACAACATCCTGCGTCCGGACACCTCGCTGGAGAAGCTGGCCACGCTGAAGCCGGCCTTCGACAAGGTCAGCGGCCGCGGCACCCTGACCGCGGCCAACTCGACCCCGCTGACCGATGGCGCCGCCGCAGTGCTGCTGGCCTCGGAAGAATGGGCGCAGGCGCACGGCCATGCGCCGATGGCCTACCTGCGCGATGCGCAGGTGTCGGCGGTGGATTTCGTGCACGGCGAAGGCCTGCTGATGGCGCCGACCGTGGCCGTGCCGGAGATGCTCAAGCGCCATGGCCTGCGCCTTCAGGACTTCGACATCTACGAGATCCACGAGGCCTTCGCCGCGCAGGTGCTGTGCACCCTGCGCGCCTGGGAGAGCGAGGACTACTGCCGCACCCGGCTGGGCCTGGACGCGCCGCTGGGGCAGATCGACCCGGCCAAGATCAACCCGCTGGGCTCGTCGCTGGCCACCGGCCATCCGTTCGCCGCGACCGGCGCGCGTATCGTCGCCACTGTCGCCAAGCAGCTGGTCGAACGCGGCGGCGGCCGCGCGCTGATCTCGATCTGCACCGCCGGCGGCATGGGCGTGGTGGCGATCGTCGAACGCTGAGCCTGGCCGCGCGCGTGCACGCACGCGTGCGACCGCCCCCCGCTGGGCGCCCCGGCGCGACCACCGGTCCTTGCACGGTTGCGCCGCCGGCGCTGATCGCGCCGCTTCCGTCGCGCTACCATGCCCCGGAGTCGCCCGCGCCACGCGGGCGCCACGGTGCGCAGGGGGCGCAGGCCATGACCGAGCAGGGCAGTTTCAATCCGTACCAGGCGCCAAGCGTCGCCACGCCGTCCAGCCAGCCGCCGCCGTTGCCGGGCGAGACGCTGTGGCGCGATGGCAACGAGCTGTTGTGCCTGCGCGATACGCCGTTCCCGCCGCACTGCGTGAAGTGCGGGGTGGCGCTACGCAACGACGAGCTGAAGAAGCGCACCTTCTACTGGCACGCGCCGGGCTGGTACGTGCTGATCCTGGTGAGCATCCTGGTCTATGCGATCGCGGCGCTGGTCGCACGCAAGCGCAGCAGCCACGTGCTCGGGATGTGCGCAGAGCATCGGCGCCGACGCATCCGGTTCATCCTGCTGGGGGTGGGCGCCTTCGTTGCCGCTCCGCTGCTGGGATTCGCCATTGGCGGCGATCTCGGGTTCGGGGTGGGAACGGCGGTGTTCCTGGTCATGCTGATCTGGGGCATGTTCGGTGCGCGCATCCTGGTGCCGCGGCGGATGGACGAGCGCTATGCGCGCTACAAGGGCCTGGCGCCGGAGTTCCTGGCGCGCCTGCCGATGCTGCCGCCCTATTTGCGGCGCTGAGCCGGTGGACGCGGCTTGCTGTCCGGGCGTTGATCGGTGCACGAGGCGCAGTTGCGTCCAGCGATCTCCGTGACGCGCTTTTGCAACGGAACCGCGGTGCCGCAGAGCGGTCTCGCGGGGACCGCGTAGGAGCGGCTTCAGCCGCGACGGGCTTACCGGGAACGCCCGTCGCGGCTGAAACCGCTCCTACGAGACAGCGTCATGCGTGGCGAAAGCAGGGTATTCGAGGTGCACTGAAGCCGCTCTTCTTCCCCTGTGTGTCCCGCGCTCAGTCCTGCAGACGCGGAAACCCATGCTCGTCGCGGCGTTCCGTACTGCCCGGCTCCGGCGCGATCGCGGTCACCGGCGCGACCGGTTCCGGCAGCGGCTGGGTGGGCTCGCCGCGCTGCACGCGCAGCGCATTGGCGTAGCAGCGTTGCGCCGCGAGCATGTCGCCGGCGTCGGCGTAGCCGTCGCCGAATACCTCCCAGGCCTCGGCGCCGGCGCCGAGCGCCAGCGCGCGGTGCAGGAATTCCTCGGCCTGCGGCCATTGCTGCTGGTGGCGGGCCAGGCGCGCCAGGGTCAGCAGCAGCGCCGGGCTGTCCGGATGCGCCTGCAGCCAGCGCTGCGCACTGGCGCGGCGCGAGTCGTACTTCTCGACCGGCAGGCGTCCGTACAGCGCGGCCAGGCCTTCGTCCCAGCGCGTGTCCAGGGCCTGTTCCAGGCTGCGCAGCGCCGCATCGTCCCAGCGCAGCGCCGCCGCGCGCACCGCATAGGCGGCGACCACCGTCGGCTCGCTGCGCAGCGATTTGGGCAGGCTCTCCCAACGCTCGGCCAGGGCATTGGCATCGGCGGCCTGGTCCAGCGAAGCCGCGGCCAGGCGCGTTTCCAGCGTGGTGATCGCCTCCAGCGGCAAGGCCTGCTGCTGGCGGATCGCGCCGAGCTGGCCGTAGGCCTCGCCGGCGCGGCCGATGCGGGTCAGCGCCTCGGTGCGCAGCAACAGTCCGCGCGGCGGCAGCGGCTGCGCCGCGGCCACGTCCAGCGCATTGATCGCATCGACCGGGCGCTGCTGCTCCAGGTGCAGTTCGGCCTGCAGCAGCGCATGCGCGGCGGCATCGCGTTCGGCCAGGCGCCGCAGGTGGCGCTCGGTCGCCTCGCGGTCGCCGCGCGCATCGGCCGCGCGCACCGCGGCGATCAGGGCGATGGCGCTGACCTCCGGATCCTCCGCGGCGGCATTGAGTTGCTTCTCGGCCCGCGTCCACTGGCCGGCATGGGCGGCGGCCAGGCCATCGAGCAGGCGCGCGCGCGACTGCTTGCGGCGGCGCCGGCCCCAGGCGCGGAACGGAAAGCTCAGCACGTTCCACAGCAGCCACAGCGCCAGGAACGCGATCACCAGCAGCAGCGAGGCCTGCGGCAGCGAGGCGATGTAGTCGGTGCCGCCGATGCGCACGATCACCTCGCCCAGCTGGCGCACCGGGTCCTGTCCCAGCCATTGCGCACCGATCACGCCCAGCGCGATGACGATCAACAGCACGATCAGGGAACGAAGCGATTTCATGACGGGCTCCTTGCGTCGCGCATCGCGCGCAACTGCTGCAGGGTGGTGCCGAGTTCGGGAATGGTCGGGCGCAGATCGGCGTTGGCCAGGGTGCGCAGCGCGGCGCGGCGTTCGCGCAGCTGCGGCGACTCCGGCCACAGCCGCGCCAGCCAGCGCCCGGCATCGCCCAGCGCGCTGCGATAGCCGCGCGTGTCGCCGCGTTCCAGCGCCGCGCGCGCCAGGGTCAGGTCGAGCTGCAGCGCATCGTGGGCGGCGACGCGCTCCGAGCCGGCGGCCAGCACGCCGCCTTGCGAAGGACGGATCTTGACCAGCGGCGCCAGCAGGCGCTGCCACAGCGGCTGTTGCGCGCTCTCCGGCAGTTGCGTGGGCAACGTGGACAGGCTGGCGGCGAAGGCATCCAGTTGCGCCGCCAGGCGTGCCTGCGGCCCGTCGCCCAGCGCATCCAGGGCGGTGCGCTCCTGCAGCAGCGCCTGCCGCAGGTTGAGGAATTGCGGATCGTCGATACCGTCCAGCACGCCGCTGGCCAGGGCGTAGGCGCGCCGCGCTCCGGCCGCGTCGCCGGCCAGCAGCAGCCGCTGCTGGCCCTGGTTGAGCAGCAGTTCGACCTCGTCCAGGCGCAGCGCCTGCGCGCCGTGGCGGTTGGAATCGGCGAGCTTGGCGACATTGGCCTCCAGCAGCGCGCTGCGCTGGCTCAGGCCGAGCATCTCGTCGCGCAGCACGCGGTTGGTGCTGGCCGCGTCCTGCAGCCGCTGCGCGGTGGCGCGCTGGTCGCGGCGCAGGCTGTCCTGGGCCTGCTGCAAGGCCTGCAGTTGCTGCTGCAGGTCCGACTGCTGGGCCAGTTCGCGCGCGCTGTGCGCCTGCCACCAGTCCCAGCCACGCCAGCCGGCGAACGCCAACGCCGCCAGCGTGGCGAGCACCAGCAGCAACCAGATCCAGCGCGTGGAACGGCGAGGCGTGATCGGGATTTCGTCGGTCATCGGCAGCGTCCTGGGGGTTCGTCGCCCGTCGCGAGCAAGGCGGCGGGCGGCGCGGCACCGCCGGAGCATGGCGTGAGCGGCACCGTGGCTGCAACCCGGGCACCGGCCCGCGTTCAGCGAGGTGGCGAGCGCGTCACGATCGCCGCCGCGGCAGCGACCAGGTGCTGCGGCATCGGCCCGGCCGCCTGCGCGACGTCGACGAAGCCAAGGTCCGCGGCCAGGGCCGCCAGGCGCGCACTGGCCGCGACCACCGGTCGCGCGCGCCAGGCCTGCGCCAGATCCTCGGGCAACTGCGCCAGCACGTGCTGCAGCGCCTCGCCGCTGCTCAGCGCCAACACCCCGGGTGCGGCCGCACGCAGGCGGGCGAGGCCGGCCGGGCGCAGCCGCACCGGTTCGCGTACGTACACATCGGCCCGCAGCAGCGGCGTACCGCGCGCCTGCAGGTGCGCGGCGATCAGCCCGCGCCCGCCGGGGGCGGTGATCAGTCCTACCGGCAGGGCGGGTGCCGCCAGTTCCGGCAGCGCCAGCAGGCCGTCGCTGTCCATCCGCGACGGTGTCGCCACGTCGGCCACGCCGTGCTGGCGCAACGCCCGCGCCGTGCCCGCGCCCACCGCCAGCCAGCACTGGCCAGGGCGTGCCGCCAGCGGCTGCAGCGCCGCCGCCGCGCGTACCGCGGCCGGGCTGCTGACGATGACCCGCGGCGCGTCCAGCGCCGCGGCCAGGGCCGCGCGGGTGGCGGGATCGGCGCGCGGGCGCAGCCGCCATGGCGACACCGCCAGCACCCGTCCACCGCAGCGCGCCGCGGCCCGCCGCAGCGGCGCGTGCTCGCCCTGCGGGCGCAGCGAGATCAGGGTCCAGGCCGGGGCGGCGGTTGCATGCGCGCTCATGCCAGGCATTATGCGAGCCCCCACCGGCAGCACAATCGCACCATGGCAGCGGATCTTTCCTTCGAGGCGTTTCTGCAGCAGTTGCAACGGCAGTTTCAGGCCATGCCGCCGGTGGCGGCGCTGCAGGTCGCATTGGACCGCTATGCCGACCAGCGCCTGCACGTGGTCGCGCCGCTGGCGGCCAACATCAACGACAAGGGCAACGCCTTCGGCGGCAGCCTGGGCTCGGTGATGACCCTGGCCGGCTGGGGGCTGATCAACTGCGAGCTGCACCGCGCCGGCCTGCAGGCCGACGTCTACGTCGCCGACAGCCAGGTGCGCTACCTGGCGCCGCTGTACGCCGACCTGCACGCCCAGGCCAATGCCGACGCGGCGGGCGACTGGGAGGTGTTCGTGAACACCTTCCGCCAGCGCGGCCGCGCCCGCATCGGCATCCAGGCCCAGGTCGGTGCGCCCGGCGCGGCGGCGGCGGCCACCCTCAGCGGTCGCTTCGTGGCCATCGCCAAAGGGTAGGATGCGCGGATCGCGCGCCCCGCGCGCCGCCACCCGGACCCTGCCATGTCTTCGATGTTCCGCGCGCTCGCGCTGCTGTTGCTGCTGGGCTGCACCGGCGCGGCCGTGGCCGGCAGCCGCGCGCAACAGCGCAAGCTCGACGACCTGCAGACCGCCTATGCCGCCGCGGTCCGCTGGAGCGAGTTCGAAACCGCCTGGCAGGCGGTGGATCCGGCCTATCGCCTGGCGCACCCGCTGACCGACCTGCAACTGGAGCGCTACCGGCAGATCCAGGTGTCTTCCTACAAGGTCGGCGCTGCCGCGGTCGGCGACGGCCAGGCGCTGCGCGAGATCGAGCTGGGCGTGATCAACCGCAATACCCAGGCCGAGCGCATCGTCCGCTACCGCGAGCGCTGGCGCTGGGACCCCG of Xanthomonas sacchari contains these proteins:
- a CDS encoding superoxide dismutase family protein, which gives rise to MRRTLPSLLFLATTLALSACKRDEPAATPAPTPEPVAAPAASAPPAAPNATGSASASLSPTQGNAVAGEVKFTTVDGAVHVTGTITGLKPNSEHGFHIHEFGDCSAPDGSSAGGHFNPAKTEHGQVGSDPHHGGDMPNLKADAEGKATIDAAVSNNVNIGKGDGFDILNHAVIVHADPDDYKSQPTGNAGGRLACGVIKGDAAAAPAQ
- the ntrC gene encoding nitrogen regulation protein NR(I), yielding MTDSLQGTQRIWVVDDDRSVRFVLSTALRDAGYSVDGFDSAAAALQALAQRPMPDLLFTDVRMPGDDGLVLLDKLKAAHPQLPVIVMSAYTDVASTAGAFRGGAHEFLSKPFDLDDAVALAARALPDAGSAAAPAAAPAGQGSTELIGDTPAMRALFRAIGRLAQAPLSVLINGETGTGKELVAHALHTESPRARKPFVALNTAAIPAELLESELFGHEAGAFTGAQRRHIGRFEQADGGTLFLDEIGDMPLPLQTRLLRVLAENEFFRVGGRELIRVDVRVIAATHQDLEALVEQGRFRADLLHRLDVVRLQLPPLRERRADVPQLAENFLAMAARKLDTPPKRLAPAALDALRAYPWPGNVRELENVCWRLAALAPAEIIDAGDVEAALLRGSRRERSGDGGEWDTQLSAWAQQRLADGAEGLHAEARERFDKALLEVALRFTQGRRAEAAARLGVGRNTVTRKLGPGRRRR
- a CDS encoding acetyl-CoA C-acetyltransferase, with product MPAARPVAILGGVRIPFCRQNTAYADVGNLGMSVRTLGALVERYGLHGQQLGEVAMGAVIKHSSDWNLGREAALSSGLSPLTPGITLQRACGTSLDSVITVANKIALGQIESGIGGGSDTTSEVPIVYGKKLRARLLAANRAKSAGDKLRALTRGFKFAELKPEFPGVAEPRTGKSMGDHCEDMAKQWNISRDSQDAWAVSSHHKLAAAYERGFFADLIAPFRGVERDNILRPDTSLEKLATLKPAFDKVSGRGTLTAANSTPLTDGAAAVLLASEEWAQAHGHAPMAYLRDAQVSAVDFVHGEGLLMAPTVAVPEMLKRHGLRLQDFDIYEIHEAFAAQVLCTLRAWESEDYCRTRLGLDAPLGQIDPAKINPLGSSLATGHPFAATGARIVATVAKQLVERGGGRALISICTAGGMGVVAIVER
- a CDS encoding heme biosynthesis HemY N-terminal domain-containing protein, which encodes MKSLRSLIVLLIVIALGVIGAQWLGQDPVRQLGEVIVRIGGTDYIASLPQASLLLVIAFLALWLLWNVLSFPFRAWGRRRRKQSRARLLDGLAAAHAGQWTRAEKQLNAAAEDPEVSAIALIAAVRAADARGDREATERHLRRLAERDAAAHALLQAELHLEQQRPVDAINALDVAAAQPLPPRGLLLRTEALTRIGRAGEAYGQLGAIRQQQALPLEAITTLETRLAAASLDQAADANALAERWESLPKSLRSEPTVVAAYAVRAAALRWDDAALRSLEQALDTRWDEGLAALYGRLPVEKYDSRRASAQRWLQAHPDSPALLLTLARLARHQQQWPQAEEFLHRALALGAGAEAWEVFGDGYADAGDMLAAQRCYANALRVQRGEPTQPLPEPVAPVTAIAPEPGSTERRDEHGFPRLQD
- a CDS encoding NADAR family protein; translated protein: MQNVLTVEALCASRHAGEHLKFVHFWGHTPKQPGLIDRSCFSQWFEAPFVLDSVSYPTAEHYMMAGKARLFGDHAACARILAAAHPGEAKAIGREVHGFDEFTWRSARMQLVIEGNVGKFGQHAALRAFLLGTGDRVLVEASPVDRIWGIGLAADDPRAVDPTMWQGENLLGFALMQVRQQLEESGRP
- a CDS encoding two-component system sensor histidine kinase NtrB, which produces MNSTPPPLSALGTPVVWADADGRLRGANPAFARWLGVSVRRLLDQPLASLEVQGDALARFLRNDERDVLRLHRMALAVPGEPPRFAEGWLSRLDDGGWLLEAHPVDEFPTLDPAQALPNALSAALKGLAHELRNPLAGLKGAAQLLARRAQHRDEDERELIELIGAEIERLNSLLDQLLSPAPARPHAMLNIHAVLERVLRLAENEGGWSVRLQRDYDPSIPEFLGDADRLTQAVWNLVRNAIQAGAAQVTLRTRVEHGQRIRDRVHARGLRLEIVDDGRGVPEELAEHLFLPLVSGRAEGSGLGLALAQQVAREHAGSLTYRSRPGHTVFTLLLPQSAADSD
- a CDS encoding superoxide dismutase family protein — its product is MRYGLPLAASALLMLAACSSAPPKAPPPPPKAPPLSSAGTVQQAQAVLAPASGSLVSGKLSLVAAPGGVRITGTLGGLQPNRSFAFHVHERGDCSAADASSAGGHFNPLGAPHGRAGNGPHHAGDMDNLTANADGTAQVDVLLRGVVLGGGAANDIVGRALVAHADPDDYRSQPAGNAGARVACGVIRPLR